From Osmerus eperlanus chromosome 28, fOsmEpe2.1, whole genome shotgun sequence, the proteins below share one genomic window:
- the fam222aa gene encoding protein FAM222A: protein MLACLQRRQNPPSQHHPVCTSKSLEPPAPQALARKCELAVPMHSPRYPSVAELDAYAQKTASSPLSIKIFPTNIRVPQHKHLNRTVNGYDTTGQRYNPYPLFHTGGYHGLLAIVKTSASASSSLSSSFAPAKGVLKNSEGRRTKLSPAQIAVAPYPPPSSSTLANGHGQVVYHTKPPEGPGLSVPPNVTVAGSVIPMTGGRGLALPPQSNLPSIQSIIYQINQHCQAQALQQVCQPGGAASMPSSHSPCKQGMGVSSGSSGAGYVSGMAPQPNLVYSGGAAGLPGHSSEAVKAGMYSDSMDYILWQKQQQQQAVLRMYSAGSGGGGAISKSPETCLPGGAMMAAQVSSSSSRPYHLTASGGAGGLDKVSSSPLNCVGMHGNFSVGQYFAPPWNSVLVTPDSDCYNPQDLLGTSAAGPNTGHREMGYPHHHHHHHHHHPAIDSGGGLCCSLPSKSLCNTAVLSSSLQSLEYLINDIHPPCIKEQMLGKGYETVSVPRLLDHQHAHIRLPVYR, encoded by the coding sequence GTGAGCTGGCGGTGCCCATGCATTCCCCGCGCTACCCCAGCGTGGCCGAGCTGGACGCCTATGCCCAGAAGACGGCCAGCAGCCCGCTCTCCATCAAGATCTTCCCCACCAACATCAGGGTCCCCCAGCACAAGCACCTTAATCGGACTGTGAACGGCTACGACACCACAGGCCAGCGCTACAACCCCTACCCGCTCTTCCACACGGGGGGGTATCACGGCCTGCTGGCCATCGTCAAGACCTCCGCGTCCGCGTCCtcgtcgctctcctcctcctttgccCCCGCCAAGGGGGTTCTCAAGAACTCGGAAGGCAGGCGGACTAAACTCTCCCCGGCTCAGATAGCTGTGGCTCCGTACCCGCCGCCTAGCAGTAGCACTTTAGCCAATGGCCACGGTCAGGTGGTGTACCACACCAAGCCCCCCGAGGGCCCCGGCCTCTCGGTCCCCCCCAACGTCACCGTAGCTGGCTCGGTGATCCCCATGACCGGGGGCCGGGgcctggccctgcccccccaaTCCAACCTGCCCTCCATCCAGAGCATCATCTACCAGATCAACCAGCACTGCCAAGCCCAGGCCCTGCAGCAGGTGTGCCAGCCCGGGGGCGCCGCCTCGATGCCCTCCAGCCACAGCCCTTGCAAGCAGGGCATGGGGGTCTCGTCGGGGTCCTCCGGGGCGGGCTACGTGTCGGGCATGGCTCCCCAGCCTAACCTGGTGTACAGCGGGGGGGCGGCGGGGCTTCCCGGACACAGCTCGGAGGCTGTGAAGGCTGGGATGTACTCAGACAGCATGGACTACATCCTGTGgcagaagcagcagcagcagcaggctgtgCTCCGCATGTACAGCGCTGgaagcgggggaggaggggccatCAGCAAGTCCCCCGAGACCTGCCTCCCTGGAGGGGCGATGATGGCTGCTCaggtgtcctcctcctcctccaggccgtaCCACCTGACGGCCAGCGGCGGGGCCGGAGGCCTGGACAAGGTCAGCTCGTCCCCGCTGAACTGTGTGGGGATGCACGGGAACTTCTCCGTGGGTCAGTACTTCGCCCCGCCCTGGAACAGCGTGCTGGTGACCCCCGACAGTGACTGCTACAACCCCCAGGACCTCCTGGGGACCTCCGCAGCCGGGCCCAACACGGGCCACAGGGAGATGGgctacccccaccaccaccaccaccaccatcaccaccaccccgCCATAGACAGCGGCGGAGGCCTGTGCTGCAGCCTGCCCAGTAAGAGCCTGTGCAACACGGCTGTGCTGAGCAGCAGCCTGCAGTCTCTGGAGTACCTGATCAACGACATCCACCCGCCCTGCATCAAGGAGCAGATGCTGGGGAAAGGCTACGAGACTGTGTCCGTGCCCCGGCTGCTTGACCACCAGCACGCACACATCCGACTCCCTGTTTACAgatag